In Grus americana isolate bGruAme1 chromosome 28, bGruAme1.mat, whole genome shotgun sequence, a single window of DNA contains:
- the CNN2 gene encoding calponin-2 has translation MSSSQFNKGPSYGLSAEVKNRLAQKYDPQKEAELRTWIESVTGQQIGPDFQKGLKDGVILCELMNRLQPNSVRKINRSAQNWHQLENLSNFIKAMASYGMNPVDLFEANDLFESGNMTQVQVSLLALAGMAKTKGMQSGVDIGVKYSEKQQRNFDEAKMKAGQCVIGLQMGTNKCASQSGMTAYGTRRHLYDPKNQILPPMDHSTISLQMGTNKCASQVGMTAPGTRRHIYDAKMGTEKCDNSSMSLQMGSNQGANQSGQVFGLGRQIYDPKYCPQGSQGEVANTACDQSGDPPMYQYYREEEESY, from the exons ATGAGCAGCTCCCAGTTCAACAAGGGCCCGTCCTACGGCCTCTCCGCCGAGGTTAAGAACCGG cttgcCCAGAAGTACGACCCGCAGAAGGAGGCCGAGCTGCGGACATGGATCGAGAGCGTCACGGGGCAGCAGATCGGGCCCGATTTCCAGAAGGGGCTGAAGGATGGGGTGATCCTCTGCGA gCTCATGAACAGGCTGCAGCCCAACTCGGTGAGGAAGATCAACCGCTCGGCTCAGAACTGGCACCAG ctcgAGAACCTCTCCAACTTCATCAAGGCCATGGCCAGCTACGGCATGAACCCCGTGGACCTCTTTGAAGCCAATGACCTCTTTGAGAGTGGGAACATGACACAGGTGCAGGTGTCGCTGCTGGCGCTGGCGGGCATG GCCAAGACGAAGGGGATGCAGAGCGGCGTGGACATCGGTGTGAAGTACtcggagaagcagcagaggaactttGACGAGGCTAAGATGAAGGCTGGGCAGTGCGTGATCGGGCTGCAG ATGGGCACGAACAAGTGCGCCAGCCAGTCCGGCATGACGGCCTATGGCACCAGGAGACACCTCTACGACCCCAAGAACCAGATCCTGCCGCCCATGGACCACTCCACCATCAGCCTCCAGATGGGCACCAACAAGTGTGCCAGCCAG GTGGGCATGACGGCTCCGGGCACCAGGAGACACATCTACGACGCCAAGATGGGGACGGAGAAGTGCGACAACTCCTCCATGTCGCTGCAGATGGGCTCCAACCAGGGCGCCAACCAGAGCGGCCAGGTCTTCGGCTTGGGCCGCCAGATCTACGACCCCAAGTACTGCCCGCAGGGCAGCCAGGGCGAGGTGGCCAACACCGCCTGCGACCAgagcggggacccccccatgTACCAGTACTACcgcgaggaggaggagagctaCTGA